The Actinomyces wuliandei genome contains the following window.
GCCCTCAATAGTGAAAGACCTTGCGTCGTTGCCTTCGTCGTCGCCGACTTCTGCCGACAGCCGCACGCAGGCTCCTGGAGCAGCGGCAGCGCACGCCCAGGACACCTGGCCCGGAGCGTCAATTGCTTCATGCTCCCGCCCTTCTGCTCCCCCTGCTGGAGGCACCAGAAGCATGACGAGCGTCACCGGAAGAACGAGGCCCACCTGCCACGGCAGTCTTGATGCGTGGCTCGCCGCAGACGGCTGCAACGGGTGTCGCATGAGATGGCCTCGTTCACTGTGGGGGATCTGCAGGGACGTTGGGGCGGCAGGCCGTAGGCTCGTGCCTCCGGTAAGGAGAAGGGTGAGGACACTTGCGCGCGACCCGTCGGTGTCAAGGTGATGTTATATCCCACGAATCTTGTGGCGGCACAGCCTCAGGCCACAGTGAGGTCACATGGCGGCGACCGAGAATATCAAGACTCCAGCAGAAATAAGTGGATCTGCCTAGAGGGATCCGGACCCGCAAGTAAAATCGAGGAAACGGAAACACTGTCAAAATGAGATATTACTTTTGCGTCACCAACATCTCTCTTGCATTACCTCCCACACAGGCCCGAACGAGCCACCTCGCCCCGAGACCCACCTCACCTGTGACATGACCCCGGGTGGTGGAACCTGCTCCCTGTGCTGCCGTAACCTGCTTGGTGGAGCGATCCGCGCCCTGGTGCCCCGTCCGGAGGGCCATGACGTCGCCTGCTGGCACGTCGGTCACCCTGAGAGCCTGTGCATAGAACCCGTTGGCCGCCCCCGAGCCTGCTCATGGGCTAAGGAAGCGGCAGCGGGAGCAGTGGGCCAGGTGCGGCAAGAGCGGAGGACATACGGTCCTCCCCCACTCTCCACAGAGCAGTCCCTGCATCACTGACGGGGACGGAACGGGAAAACTTCATGACAACCAGTAACGGACCGCTGAGCCTTGATGCCATGTTCGCCGCCGAGGCCTCCAGCAACGACGTGGCTACTCCTCAGGTCCACGACCCGCACACCTCCTCGCCAGAGGACTTCGCCACTCCTGCGTCCTCCGACACGCCTGAGGACCCTGTGGACGTGGAGCACGAGGACGAGGAGGACGACGTCGAGCGCGACGTCCCCGAGCGCGACCCTGAGGACCCCGGTGACACTGCGGGTGGGGACCTCCACGACGACCACGACAACCGCGGCGATGACCACGCCGGCAACCAGGATGACGACCGGGAGGCCGTCCGGCACACAGACACCAAAGACGCCAGAGGCTCCGAGGAGCCGGGCACCGGGAGGAACGCGGCTCCCCAGGAGCACCGAGGCGACCACGGGGACGGCTCCGGGGCCGCTGGCGCCGCAGACCCTGAGGAGACCACCTTCGCTGACCTGGGGCTTCCGGGTGACCTGCTCAAGGCTGTCACCGACATGGGTTACACCACCCCTACCGCCATCCAGAGGGAGGCGATCCCGGTGCTGCTGGGCGGCCGTGACGTCGTCGGGGTGGCCCAGACCGGTACCGGAAAGACGGCAGCCTTTGGGCTGCCCCTGCTGGACACCGTCGAGGCCCGTGACGCCAGGGTCCAGGCCCTGGTGCTGGCTCCCACCCGGGAGCTGGCCCTGCAGAGCGCCGAGGCCCTCACTGACATGGCCGCCCGCTCCCGGGGGCTGGACGTCGTCGCGGTCTACGGGGGCGCACCCTACGGTCCCCAGATCGGCGCGCTCAGGGACGGCGCCCAGGTCGTGGTCGGCACCCCGGGACGGGTGATCGACCTCATTGAGAAGGGAGCGCTGCGCCTGGACGACGTGCGCTACTTCGTCCTGGACGAGGCTGACGAGATGCTGCGTATGGGTTTCGCCGAGGACGTGGAGACCATCGCCTCCTCCCTGCCCTCGCAGCGCCGCACCGCCCTGTTCTCCGCGACGATGCCGCCTGCCATCCAGGAGGTGGCCCGCCAGCACCTTCACGAGCCCGTCCAGGTGGAGGTCTCCCGCCCCGCCTCTACCGTGGCCACCGTCCGCCAGACCTACGCTGTCGTCCCCTTCCGCCACAAGATCGGGGCTGTGTCCCGCATCCTGGCGGTCACTGAGGCCGAGGCGGCAATCGTGTTCGTGCGTACCAAGTCCACTGCGGAGGACGTCGCCATCGAGCTGGCGGGCCGAGGCATCCAGGCCGCAGCCATCTCCGGGGACGTGCCCCAGCGGGAGCGGGAGCGCCTGGTTGACCGGCTGCGCTCAGGCACCCTGGACGTGCTTGTCGCTACCGATGTCGCCGCTCGAGGCCTTGACGTGGACCGCATCGGGCTTGTGGTCAACTTTGACGTCCCCCGCGAGGCCGAGGCCTATGTGCACCGCATCGGCCGTACCGGCAGGGCGGGACGCCATGGGGAGGCCGTCACCTTCCTGACGCCGAAGGAGAAGCGCAAGCTGCGTCAGATCGAGCGGCTGACCGGGACGCGCCTGGAGGAGATCACCCTGCCCTCCCCTGCCGACGTCTCCGCGCACCGTGCCCGCACCCTGCTGGAGCGGGCACGCTCCCGTCACCAGCGGGGACGTCTGGACGCCTACCTGCCCCTGGTGGTCTCCACGGCCGAGGTCCTCGGCACCAGCGCCCAGGAGCTGGCAGCTACCCTTGTGGCCCTGGCAGTCGGGGACGAGGGTCCTGTCCGCCGAGACGACAGGGACATCACCTCCACCAGCCGCCCGGCGCCACGCGGCTCCCGCGATGAGAGTGTCGACCCTGACGGCGCCTTTGTCTCGGCCTCCTTCGAGGGGGGACGGGAGGACCGTCGTCGCAAGGACCGGAGGGAGCGGCCCGACACCAGACGGGGCGCGCCCCGAGGCGGGCGCCGCGAGCCTGAGGGACCGGGCACGGTCTACCGCGTCGAGGTCGGTCACCGCGACCGTGTCATGCCCGGTGCCATCGTCGGGGCGCTGGCCAATGAGGGAGGTATCGACGGCTCCGCCATCGGCAAGATCGACATCCTCCAGTCCTTCTCCCTGGTCACGATCCACACCGAGCTGACGCCTGACCACCTAGACGTCATCGGCCGGGCAACCGTCAGCGGCCGTGAGCTGCGCATCCGCCCTGACGAGGGACCGGGGCACGGCTGGTCGGGTCCCAACGACCGTGAGGGGCGGCGCGGCTTTGGCCGTGGCGGCCAGGCAGACCGGGGCTCACGGGGCTGGGACCGCGACGAGCGCCCCCGCCGCCGCTGGGAGGACCACGACCGTGAGGGGCGGCGCGGCTTTGGCCGTGGCGGCCAGGCAGACCGGGGCTCACGGGGCTGGGACCGCGACGAGCGTCCCCGCCGCCGCTGGGAGGACCACGACAGGGGCTACCGCTCCGGACGCGACGACCGCGGCTCCAGCCGCTTCGGTGGCAACCGGGGCGGAGGCTACCGGGGAAACCGCGACCCACGCTGAGCCCTGCTGCTCCCGCCGCTCGGGGATGGCCCGGGCAGGCCCGCCCACGGGCACCGCCAGACCCGGCACCGGTGGATTCTGTGCCCGGGGTAGACTGGCGACAGTCTATCCCCACTGCTGCCCCCGACCGGTGCGCACCGGTGCTGAGACATGAGACAGGTGCGGGACCAGGAAGGTGATCGTGACCCCAGAGCTGTCTATTGTTCCTGCCGTCTACCTGCTTGCCGTCGTCCTCCTGGGATTTACGGCAACCCTCCTGCGCCTGCCGCCGCTGGTCGGGTTCCTGGCCGCCGGGTTCGTGCTGGGCGCCTCAGGCATACCCCACCTGGAGGCCGTCGAGGTGCTCGGAGACGTAGGGGTGGCGGTCCTGCTGTTCATGATCGGCCTGAAGGTGGACCTGCGTAGCCTGGCCAGGCGGGAGGTAGTCAGCACCGCCGTGGTCACGATCCTGGTCCTGTCCCTCCTGGGCACCGCGCTCGTCTCCGGCCTGGTCCTCCTGGGGCTGCAGGTCGGGGCGGTCACCCCCGCCGGTGTTGTTGTCCTCGGTTTCGCCCTGTCCTTCTCCTCCACGGTCGTAGTCGTCAAGCTTCTTGAGGACCGCGACGACCTCGGGTCCCTCTACGGCCGTATCGCCATCGGCGTGCTTGTCGTCCAGGACATTGCCGCAGTCGTGTACATGACGGTGGCCTCGGGACAGCGGCCCTCGCCCTGGGCGCTGGGCCTGGTGCTGCTGTGGCCGACGTCGCGGCTCCTGGGCAGGGTACTCGACCGCATCGACCACCGTGAGATGCGTGCGCTCTTCGGCATCTCCATGGCTCTTCTTCCGGGGTACCTGCTCTTCTCCATCCTGGGTGTCGATGGCGACCTCGGGGCGCTGGTCATGGGGGTGCTCCTCGCCTCCCACCCTGCGGCCAAGGAGCTCTCCAGCGCCCTGTTCACCATCAAGGAGCTCCTCCTGGTGGGATTTTTCCTGTCCATCGGCATGGAGGGCCTGCCCGGCCCAGGCGCTGTCCTCCTGGCCTGCGCCCTCCTGCTGCTCATGCCGGTCAGGGCCATGGTCTACACTGCGGTCGTGCGCCTGGAGCGAATGCGCCGACGCACTGCCGTGGTCACCGGCCTGGCCATGACCGCTTACTCCGAGTTCGCCCTCATTGTTGTGGCCGTTGCCGTGGACCACGCCCTCCTGGGTGAGGAGTGGACGGCTGCCGTCAGCCTGGCACTGGCGCTGTCCTTCGTCGTCTCAGGAGTCGTCAACCACAACCCGGCCAGGCTGGTGCGCTGGATGACCGAGGCCCTGCCCCACCGGCCGCACACCTTCCTCCACCCCTCAGAGCGCCCGCTGGACCTCACCGGTGTGCGTACCGTCATTTTCGGAATGGGTCGTGTGGGTCGGGCCACCTACGCGCGTCTGGCCCAGGACGGCCAGGTCGGCGTGCTCGGTATCGACAACGACGCCACCAAGGTCGCCGGACTGTCCGCCCAGGGCCTCAACGTCCTGGAGGCCGACGCCACCGACCAGGACTTCTGGGACAAGCTTGACGCGGTCCACGCCTCCACAGCGGTGCTGGCCATGCCGGAGCCGGGTGCCAACCTGCACGTCCTGGACTGGCTGGAGCGGTCCAGCTTCGAGGGCCAGGTGCTGGCGGTCGCTGGCTACGACGACGAGGCCGACGCCATGCGTCGGCGTGGTGTGGACAGTGTCGTCAACATCTACGACGGCCTGGGCACGGCCCTGGCCGAGGCGGTCGAGTCCGTGGAGACGGTCGGTCCGGAGGACCGTCCGTCATGACCGTCGCCATCTACCTCATAGTCGTCGTGGCCCTGGGACTTGTTGCTGCGGTGCCCAAACTGCCACCCCTAGTGGGATTCATCACTGCAGGATTCGTCCTGGGCACTGCGGAGGCACCCACGCTGCCCTAGGTCGGGACCGTCGGAGACCTGGGACCTCCCTCCTGCTGTTCTCCATCGGCCTCGACCTGGACCCCAGGACCCTAGGCCGCAAGGTCATCACCACCACCGCAGCACGGTGCTCACCGGCCTGGCGGTGGCCTTCTACTCGAAGCTGGCCCTCATGGTCACCTCCACGGGTGTCTCCCAGGGCCTGCTGGGCCAGGAGTGGCTTCAGAGCGTGTCCCTAGCGGTCGCGCTGTCCTCTGTCGTCGCCTCAGTGGTCAACAAGCGGGCACGCGGGACAGTCCACCGCCTCTCCCACGCGAT
Protein-coding sequences here:
- a CDS encoding DEAD/DEAH box helicase, with product MTTSNGPLSLDAMFAAEASSNDVATPQVHDPHTSSPEDFATPASSDTPEDPVDVEHEDEEDDVERDVPERDPEDPGDTAGGDLHDDHDNRGDDHAGNQDDDREAVRHTDTKDARGSEEPGTGRNAAPQEHRGDHGDGSGAAGAADPEETTFADLGLPGDLLKAVTDMGYTTPTAIQREAIPVLLGGRDVVGVAQTGTGKTAAFGLPLLDTVEARDARVQALVLAPTRELALQSAEALTDMAARSRGLDVVAVYGGAPYGPQIGALRDGAQVVVGTPGRVIDLIEKGALRLDDVRYFVLDEADEMLRMGFAEDVETIASSLPSQRRTALFSATMPPAIQEVARQHLHEPVQVEVSRPASTVATVRQTYAVVPFRHKIGAVSRILAVTEAEAAIVFVRTKSTAEDVAIELAGRGIQAAAISGDVPQRERERLVDRLRSGTLDVLVATDVAARGLDVDRIGLVVNFDVPREAEAYVHRIGRTGRAGRHGEAVTFLTPKEKRKLRQIERLTGTRLEEITLPSPADVSAHRARTLLERARSRHQRGRLDAYLPLVVSTAEVLGTSAQELAATLVALAVGDEGPVRRDDRDITSTSRPAPRGSRDESVDPDGAFVSASFEGGREDRRRKDRRERPDTRRGAPRGGRREPEGPGTVYRVEVGHRDRVMPGAIVGALANEGGIDGSAIGKIDILQSFSLVTIHTELTPDHLDVIGRATVSGRELRIRPDEGPGHGWSGPNDREGRRGFGRGGQADRGSRGWDRDERPRRRWEDHDREGRRGFGRGGQADRGSRGWDRDERPRRRWEDHDRGYRSGRDDRGSSRFGGNRGGGYRGNRDPR
- a CDS encoding cation:proton antiporter family protein, which encodes MTPELSIVPAVYLLAVVLLGFTATLLRLPPLVGFLAAGFVLGASGIPHLEAVEVLGDVGVAVLLFMIGLKVDLRSLARREVVSTAVVTILVLSLLGTALVSGLVLLGLQVGAVTPAGVVVLGFALSFSSTVVVVKLLEDRDDLGSLYGRIAIGVLVVQDIAAVVYMTVASGQRPSPWALGLVLLWPTSRLLGRVLDRIDHREMRALFGISMALLPGYLLFSILGVDGDLGALVMGVLLASHPAAKELSSALFTIKELLLVGFFLSIGMEGLPGPGAVLLACALLLLMPVRAMVYTAVVRLERMRRRTAVVTGLAMTAYSEFALIVVAVAVDHALLGEEWTAAVSLALALSFVVSGVVNHNPARLVRWMTEALPHRPHTFLHPSERPLDLTGVRTVIFGMGRVGRATYARLAQDGQVGVLGIDNDATKVAGLSAQGLNVLEADATDQDFWDKLDAVHASTAVLAMPEPGANLHVLDWLERSSFEGQVLAVAGYDDEADAMRRRGVDSVVNIYDGLGTALAEAVESVETVGPEDRPS